From Elaeis guineensis isolate ETL-2024a chromosome 16, EG11, whole genome shotgun sequence, a single genomic window includes:
- the LOC105059580 gene encoding pentatricopeptide repeat-containing protein At4g21190 isoform X2 — MLSLRYSSSLMAGRPELSNVSQKPNGIVVCGARGPRPRFPRVWKSQKRIGTISKSQKFVECVKGLSNVKEEVYGALDSFIAWDLEFPLIAVKKALKTLEIEKEWKRIIQVIKWMFSKGQGKTMGSYYTLLNALAEDGRLEEAEELYMKIFSQYLESLPRVFFMKMITLYYNKGMHEKMFEIFADMEELGIRPDGSIVRMLGDVFQKLGMLDKYDKLKKKYPPPTWEYRYIKGKRVRIRVNRPDRSNEEACTSP, encoded by the exons ATGCTCAGTTTGAGATATTCTTCATCACTTATGGCAGGAAGACCGGAATTGAGTAATGTATCTCAAAAGCCAAATGGTATAGTG GTTTGTGGTGCAAGGGGCCCGAGACCCAGATTTCCTCGCGTATGGAAATCCCAAAAGAGAATCGGGACCATTTCCAAGTCACAAAAGTTTGTTGAATGT GTAAAGGGGTTATCAAATGTGAAGGAGGAAGTTTACGGAGCTCTTGATTCATTCATTGCCTGGGACTTAGAGTTTCCTCTGATTGCAGTGAAGAAGGCATTGAAGACACTTGAGATTGAAAAAGAGTGGAAGAGAATAATTCAG GTGATTAAATGGATGTTCAGCAAAGGTCAAGGAAAGACTATGGGAAGCTATTACACTTTGTTAAATGCTTTAGCTGAGGATGGGCGATTGGAAGAGGCTGAGGAACTTTATATGAAGATATTTTCCCAATATCTGGAAAGCTTACCTCGTGTTTTCTTTATGAAAATGATCACGTTATACTACAATAAGGGCATGCATGAAAAGATGTTTGAG ATTTTTGCTGACATGGAAGAACTGGGCATCAGGCCTGATGGATCAATAGTGAGGATGCTTGGCGATGTATTTCAGAAATTAGGTATGTTGGACAAGTATGATAAGTTAAAGAAGAAATACCCACCTCCTACATGGGAATATCGTTATATCAAAGGGAAGCGTGTCAGGATCCGGGTGAATCGACCAGACAGATCAAATGAAGAGGCTTGTACTAGCCCTTGA
- the LOC105059580 gene encoding pentatricopeptide repeat-containing protein At4g21190 isoform X1, which produces MYLKSQMVCGARGPRPRFPRVWKSQKRIGTISKSQKFVECVKGLSNVKEEVYGALDSFIAWDLEFPLIAVKKALKTLEIEKEWKRIIQVIKWMFSKGQGKTMGSYYTLLNALAEDGRLEEAEELYMKIFSQYLESLPRVFFMKMITLYYNKGMHEKMFEIFADMEELGIRPDGSIVRMLGDVFQKLGMLDKYDKLKKKYPPPTWEYRYIKGKRVRIRVNRPDRSNEEACTSP; this is translated from the exons ATGTATCTCAAAAGCCAAATG GTTTGTGGTGCAAGGGGCCCGAGACCCAGATTTCCTCGCGTATGGAAATCCCAAAAGAGAATCGGGACCATTTCCAAGTCACAAAAGTTTGTTGAATGT GTAAAGGGGTTATCAAATGTGAAGGAGGAAGTTTACGGAGCTCTTGATTCATTCATTGCCTGGGACTTAGAGTTTCCTCTGATTGCAGTGAAGAAGGCATTGAAGACACTTGAGATTGAAAAAGAGTGGAAGAGAATAATTCAG GTGATTAAATGGATGTTCAGCAAAGGTCAAGGAAAGACTATGGGAAGCTATTACACTTTGTTAAATGCTTTAGCTGAGGATGGGCGATTGGAAGAGGCTGAGGAACTTTATATGAAGATATTTTCCCAATATCTGGAAAGCTTACCTCGTGTTTTCTTTATGAAAATGATCACGTTATACTACAATAAGGGCATGCATGAAAAGATGTTTGAG ATTTTTGCTGACATGGAAGAACTGGGCATCAGGCCTGATGGATCAATAGTGAGGATGCTTGGCGATGTATTTCAGAAATTAGGTATGTTGGACAAGTATGATAAGTTAAAGAAGAAATACCCACCTCCTACATGGGAATATCGTTATATCAAAGGGAAGCGTGTCAGGATCCGGGTGAATCGACCAGACAGATCAAATGAAGAGGCTTGTACTAGCCCTTGA
- the LOC114912653 gene encoding uncharacterized protein isoform X1 — translation MAPRCRAPLPSSSSSSSSSSVVTEERDEEEVWKPSMAKKSLEKKKKTRAKKGAPVTVAALHAAVEAAAATRIPWTKVEAVQMLKAAEVLVSEKESEMTKVMRSFDQDITTLREILALLRDGMRQSFNCCCRHSDGELCGIIQKSQDQVHFWQLPKKMF, via the exons ATGGCTCCGAGGTGCCGAGCCCCgcttccttcctcctcctcctcctcctcctcctcctccgtcgtCACCGAAGAGCGCGACGAAGAAGAGGTCTGGAAGCCGTCGATGGCGAAGAAGtctctggagaagaagaagaagaccaggGCGAAGAAAGGAGCACCGGTGACGGTGGCGGCGCTGCACGCGGCGGTGGAGGCGGCGGCGGCGACACGGATCCCGTGGACGAAGGTGGAGGCGGTGCAGATGCTGAAGGCGGCGGAGGTGCTCGTCTCCGAGAAGGAATCGGAGATGACGAAGGTCATGCGGTCCTTCGATCAGGACATCACTACGCTGAGAGAGATCTTAGCCCTCCTCCGCGACGGGATGCGCCAATCGTTCAACTG CTGCTGCAGGCATTCAGATGGGGAGCTTTGTGGTATCATTCAGAAGTCACAAGATCAAGTACATT TTTGGCAGTTGCCAAAGAAAATGTTCTGA
- the LOC114912653 gene encoding uncharacterized protein isoform X2 gives MAPRCRAPLPSSSSSSSSSSVVTEERDEEEVWKPSMAKKSLEKKKKTRAKKGAPVTVAALHAAVEAAAATRIPWTKVEAVQMLKAAEVLVSEKESEMTKVMRSFDQDITTLREILALLRDGMRQSFNWHSDGELCGIIQKSQDQVHFWQLPKKMF, from the exons ATGGCTCCGAGGTGCCGAGCCCCgcttccttcctcctcctcctcctcctcctcctcctccgtcgtCACCGAAGAGCGCGACGAAGAAGAGGTCTGGAAGCCGTCGATGGCGAAGAAGtctctggagaagaagaagaagaccaggGCGAAGAAAGGAGCACCGGTGACGGTGGCGGCGCTGCACGCGGCGGTGGAGGCGGCGGCGGCGACACGGATCCCGTGGACGAAGGTGGAGGCGGTGCAGATGCTGAAGGCGGCGGAGGTGCTCGTCTCCGAGAAGGAATCGGAGATGACGAAGGTCATGCGGTCCTTCGATCAGGACATCACTACGCTGAGAGAGATCTTAGCCCTCCTCCGCGACGGGATGCGCCAATCGTTCAACTG GCATTCAGATGGGGAGCTTTGTGGTATCATTCAGAAGTCACAAGATCAAGTACATT TTTGGCAGTTGCCAAAGAAAATGTTCTGA
- the LOC114912653 gene encoding uncharacterized protein isoform X3, with translation MAPRCRAPLPSSSSSSSSSSVVTEERDEEEVWKPSMAKKSLEKKKKTRAKKGAPVTVAALHAAVEAAAATRIPWTKVEAVQMLKAAEVLVSEKESEMTKVMRSFDQDITTLREILALLRDGMRQSFN, from the exons ATGGCTCCGAGGTGCCGAGCCCCgcttccttcctcctcctcctcctcctcctcctcctccgtcgtCACCGAAGAGCGCGACGAAGAAGAGGTCTGGAAGCCGTCGATGGCGAAGAAGtctctggagaagaagaagaagaccaggGCGAAGAAAGGAGCACCGGTGACGGTGGCGGCGCTGCACGCGGCGGTGGAGGCGGCGGCGGCGACACGGATCCCGTGGACGAAGGTGGAGGCGGTGCAGATGCTGAAGGCGGCGGAGGTGCTCGTCTCCGAGAAGGAATCGGAGATGACGAAGGTCATGCGGTCCTTCGATCAGGACATCACTACGCTGAGAGAGATCTTAGCCCTCCTCCGCGACGGGATGCGCCAATCGTTCAACTG A